One stretch of Bradyrhizobium canariense DNA includes these proteins:
- a CDS encoding RidA family protein: MRILQPAEWSKPRGFSHGVVVDGPGRWIVLAGQTGGDEKGEYQSDMAGQVAVALKRIIKLLAEAGAGPEHVVRLTWYLTSRNEYEAAGAGIGAAWKETLGRNFPPSTLLYIDGLVDARAKVEIEVTAFVPAA; encoded by the coding sequence ATGCGCATCTTGCAACCAGCCGAATGGTCGAAGCCACGTGGTTTTTCGCACGGCGTTGTGGTCGATGGCCCCGGCCGATGGATCGTCCTGGCGGGGCAGACCGGCGGCGACGAGAAGGGGGAATATCAATCCGACATGGCCGGGCAGGTCGCCGTCGCGCTGAAACGGATCATCAAGCTGCTTGCGGAGGCCGGGGCTGGTCCGGAACACGTCGTTCGCTTGACCTGGTATCTGACCAGCCGCAACGAATATGAGGCGGCGGGCGCCGGCATCGGTGCGGCGTGGAAGGAAACGCTAGGACGCAACTTTCCACCCTCGACGCTGCTTTATATCGATGGCCTGGTCGACGCCCGCGCCA